The Chitinophagales bacterium genomic interval CAGAGATTCATCGCAGGTGATTGACCTTGAGCAACTGGCCTGTCATAAAGGTTCTGCTTTTGGCGCTTTGGGTGAACCGCCTCCCCCATCACAGGAACAGTTTGAAAATGACCTGTTCATGAAATTCCGGCAGACGAATGCAGCGCTTCCACTGCTGCTGGAAGATGAAAGCCAGCGTATCGGACCGGTGAACATTCCCAACGCTTTATGGGCACAGATGAGAAATGCACCGGTATTATACCTTGAAATTCCATTTGAGGAAAGACTGCAACACCTGCTAAAAACTTATGGCAGCTACAACGCAGGTGATTTGGCGGCTTCCACCTTGCGCATACGTAAACGGTTGGGTGGACTGCAAACCACGAATACCATTGAGCTGCTTGAAAACGGAGATTACAACAGCGCTTTTTCCATCCTGTTGCATTATTACGACAAAACCTATGCACGTGCTACGGAACAGCGAAATGCCGACTTGATTTACCGTATTGAATCCACAACAACAGATCCGGAGATCAATGCGTCACTGGTTCTGAAGGCAATGAATAACATTTTCTCCACAGCACAGAACACACACAACTGACAATAAGATGCTGCAACAGGGTTATCATCCTGCGCTCATCATAAATTAAAATATAGCCACGGGAAAGGCTGCCTGAATTGTATAATGAGCAAATCAGAAAATCTATATGGTAGCCTTGCGGTTCTCTCCCATTCATTTCAAAAAATCTGCTAAGCATACCGCGTGAACACTACTTTTGCCTTAAATATCCGTCAGCCTGTTCAAACCACCGGACTTTTGTGTTTTCATTAATAATGATAATTCATCTATAGCCTGGTTTACAATTCGCAACGAAAACGATTGAAACCTTTGCAAAAAGAAACAGACAACTAAATTATGCCAGCAGATAAAATAAAGCTCACCCAATTCAGTCATGGCGCAGGATGCGGTTGCAAGATCGCCCCACTGGTGCTCGAGGAAATACTAAAAGGTTCAAGATCTGATCTGCTATTTCCGGGTTTGCTGGTTGGCAATGAATCAGGTGACGATGCAGCGGTGTATGCACTCTCCAACGGTGATTGCCTGATCAGCACAGCCGATTTTTTTATGCCGATTGTGGATGATGCTTTCGATT includes:
- the mnmH gene encoding tRNA 2-selenouridine(34) synthase MnmH produces the protein MIQKLNIEDFLQQSAGHPVIDVRSPAEFLHAHIPGAISLPLFSDDERAIVGTLYKQQGREAAMMKALEWYGINMQRIISDLAKITNDKQLFVHCWRGGMRSGVVAWMLDLFGYKVSTLNKGYKAYRSKVLESFSESRKLVILGGKTGSAKTAIIQELIRDSSQVIDLEQLACHKGSAFGALGEPPPPSQEQFENDLFMKFRQTNAALPLLLEDESQRIGPVNIPNALWAQMRNAPVLYLEIPFEERLQHLLKTYGSYNAGDLAASTLRIRKRLGGLQTTNTIELLENGDYNSAFSILLHYYDKTYARATEQRNADLIYRIESTTTDPEINASLVLKAMNNIFSTAQNTHN